In Heliangelus exortis chromosome Z, bHelExo1.hap1, whole genome shotgun sequence, a genomic segment contains:
- the LOC139789822 gene encoding phospholipase A2 inhibitor and Ly6/PLAUR domain-containing protein-like, whose amino-acid sequence MKVSLALSFLLAFLDAGTSLQCEVCHSLGRSCSGAMKTCSDGEDTCGIMVHAVVMGGMEIPSFTKSCLPSSICQLGPITMNYGKVKARSQLACCTGQDCGTISVSLPPEDNVPNGYQCPACYSVDSFQCGNEIVNCTGSETHCVDLAGLINSGGMTLKAAMKGCTTISECIIVGDGKNSLGMMDIKLKQFQCTPASTMAMMNSGFTPPDTLFLAMLSVIILGKALF is encoded by the exons ATGAAAGTGTCCCTTGccctcagcttcctcctggCTTTCCTGGATGCTG GGACCTCCCTTCAGTGTGAGGTTTGTCACAGCTTAGGAAGAAGCTGCTCTGGTGCCATGAAAACTTGTAGTGATGGTGAAGATACCTGTGGCATCATGGTGCATGCGGTCGTGATGG GGGGGATGGAAATCCCTTCGTTCACCAAGTCCTGCCTGCCATCCAGCATTTGCCAGCTTGGCCCTATCACCATGAACTATGGGAAGGTAAAGGCAAGGAGCCAGTTGGCTTGCTGCACAGGCCAAGACTGTGGAACAATCTCTGTCTCAT TGCCTCCAGAGGACAACGTGCCAAATGGATACCAGTGTCCTGCCTGCTACAGCGTGGACTCCTTCCAGTGTGGTAATGAAATTGTAAACTGCACTGGATCTGAAACCCACTGTGTTGACCTTGCTGGGTTAATTAATTCTG GTGGAATGACTCTGAAAGCTGCCATGAAGGGTTGCACCACCATTTCTGAATGCATTATTGtaggagatggaaaaaacagTCTGGGGATGATGGACATAAAGTTAAAGCAGTTCCAATGCACACCAGCTTCTACTATGGCCATGATGAATTCTGGGTTTACCCCTCCAGACACCCTCTTCCTCGCCATGCTGTCAGTAATCATCCTGGGGAAGGCACTTTTCTGA